The DNA region TCGTCATCTCGTTCCAGGACTACGGGCTCCGGGCGATCTTCACCGGGGAAGCCGGGTTCGCCGGCGTCTCGAACTACACGAACGTCCTGACCGACGCGTCGTTCTGGCCGGTCATCCTGCGCACCGTCCTGGTCACCGGGGCGATGGTGCTCGGCACGATCGTCATCGGGATGGGCGTCGCGCAGCTGCTGACCCGACTCGGCGTCGCGATGCGCACCGTGGTCAGCGTCGTGCTCGTGCTGGCTTGGGCGATGCCGAACGTCGCCTCGAGCCTGGTGTGGCAGTGGCTGTTCCAGCCCTTCTACGGCGTGCTCAACTGGCTCATCACGCAGCTGCGGGTGTTCGGCGACCACACGCAGGACAACTGGGCGTCGCACCCCGGCCAGGCGTACACGATCGTGCTCACGCTCGTGATCTGGCAGGCCGTGCCGTTCGTCGCCCTGACGCTCTACGCCGCGCAGTCGCAGATCGCGCCGGAGTACTACGAGGCCGGGGCGCTCGATGGTGCCTCGACGTGGACGATGTACCGCGCGATCACGCTGCCGGCACTCGCCCCGACCCTGCTGCTCGTGTCGATCCTGTCGGTGATCTGGGACTTCAACGTCTTCAACCAGATCTGGTTGCTCACGAGGGGCGGTCCGGAAGAGGCCACCCTGACGCTCGGCATCTGGACGTTCGTGAAGTCGTTCGTCTCCAACGCCTACGGCCAGGGCGCCGCGATCGCCGTCATCTCGACCGTGATCCTCGGCGCGCTCACCAGCTACTACATCCGCCGGCTCGTCCGCAGCGGGGAGGAGGACCTGTGACCGTCTCGAATGCTGCGCCGGTCTCTGTGCCAGGGTCCGCGCCGGCGTCCGCGCCGGTTCCCGTGCGTTCTCGGAAGCGGAAGCCGCGCGTGGTCGCGAACACCATCGCGGTGGTGTTCTGCTTGGTGTGGGTGTTCCCGATCTACTGGATGGTGAACACCGCGTTCAAGCCGGCGGACGAGGTCACCACCATGACCCCGATCTGGGCGCCGCTGCACCCCACGCTCGACAACTTCACGCGCGCGCTCACACAAGAGGGCTTCCTGGTCTACCTGCGGAACTCGACCATCGTCGTGGTGGCCGCCGTGCTGCTGTCGATCGTGGTCGGCTTCCTGGCCTCGGCGGCGCTGTCGCGCTTCCGGTTCCGCGGGCGGCGGGCGATCCTGGTCGGCATCTTGTTCGTGCAGATGATCCCGTCGGGTGCGCTGCTCATCCCGCTGTTCCTGTCGTTCCAGACCCTCGGTCTGCTCAACAGCTACGTCGGGCTGATCCTGGCGTACGTCGCGAGCGTGCTGCCGTTCTCGATCTGGGTGATGCGGGGGTTCTTCGTGGCCGTACCCGTCGAGATCGAGGAGGCCGCGAAGGTCGACGGGGCCGGCACGTTCCGGATCCTGTGGAGCGTGCTGTTCCCGCTCGTGATGCCGGGGGTCATCGCCACGAGCGTGTTCGCGTTCATCGCCGCGTGGAACGACTACCTGATCGCGTACGTGATGCTCAAGGACCAGGGGATGTACACGCTGCCGGTCTGGTTGGCCGGGTTCTCGACGAACAAGGGCACGGACTTCGGTGGGTTGATGGCGGCGAGTGTGCTGTTCTCGATCCCCGTGGTCGTCTTCTTCCTGATCGTGCAGCGCCGGCTGGTCAGCGGGATGACGGCAGGGGCTGTGAAGGGCTGACCGGCGAACCCGAACGCCCCGTCGTGCACGAGCGCGGCGGGGCGTTCGTGCGTGTGGGGTGTTCGTGCGCGTGGGGTTCGCCGAGGTTCCACGACATGCCGCGTGCTGGACGCCGAGGTTCCACGGAGAGGCTGAGGGTCGCGTGAGATGCCGAGATTTCGGAACCTCGGGGGAGGGAGCGGGGAGGGAGCGGGGAGGCGGGCGAGGGCGGGGTGGTTGTGTTTGTGTGGGTTTGTGGCTTATGGTTCCTGAAACCCACGGGAACGAAGGAGTTCGGGCATGTACGCAACCGAGCGGCACGACGCGATCGCAGCAGCGCTGCAGGACGCCGGCCGGGTCTCCGTCGCCGATCTGGCCGAGCACTTCGACGTCACCACCGAGACCGTGCGCCGTGACCTCGACGCCCTCGAGTCCGCCGGGGTCCTGCGCCGCGTGCACGGGGGAGCGGTGCCGATCGGCCGCTCGAGCGTCGTCGAACTCTCCGTCGCCGAGCGCGAGGGACAGCACGGCTCCGCGAAGTCCGAGATCGCCCGCGCTGCGATGCGCCTGGTGCCGTCGACGTTCACCGGGTCGATCGCGATCGACGCCGGCACCACCTGCGCCGCCGTCGCCGCCGAACTCGCACGGTGGGAGCCCGCCACCGCCGGCGCGACCCTCACGGTCATCACGAACTCCGTGCCGATCGCCGCGACCCTGCAGCACAGCGAGCACGTCGAGCTGCACCTGCTCGGTGGCCGGGTGCGCGGGGTCACGAGCGCCGCGGTCGGCACCGCCACCGTCGAGCAGATCAGCGCCCTGCGGCCGGACATCGCGTTCGTCGGCACGAACGGCCTGTCCGCCGGCTTCGGCTTGAGCACCCCGGACGAGTACGAGGCCGCAGTCAAGGGCGCCTACGTCCTCGCTGCCCGTCGTGCCGTCGTGCTCGCCGACGCCGCGAAGCACGGGGTCGAGGCCCTGATGCGCTTCGCCCGGCTCGACGAGATCGACACCGTGGTCACCGACCAGGAGCCGCCGGCCGACCTCGCTGGCGCCCTGACCGACGCCGACGTCGAGGTCGTCGTCGCATGAGCCGCCGCATCGTCACCGTCACGCCGAACCCGAGCCTCGACCGCACCATCGAGCTCTCCGGCGAACTGCAGCGCGGCGCCGTCCAGCGCGCCACCCGCTCCACCGCGGAGCCCGGCGGCAAGGGCGTCAACGTGTCCCGCGTCGTGGTCGCGAGCGGTGGGGAAACCATCGCCGTGCTGCCCGGCGACGAGCTCGACCCCGTGCTGCTCGGGCTCGCCACGCGCGGCATCCCCACCGCCGCCCTGCCGATCGGTGCGCCGCTCCGCTCGAACGTCACCGTGACCGAGCCGACCGGCACCACCACGAAGCTCAACGAGCCCGGTCCCTCGCTCGCGGGTCGGCTGGACGACCTGGCCGACCTGGTCGCCGACACGGCCGCGGCGACCGCCACCGGACCCGCCGCCCGCTGGGTGGTCTTCGCCGGATCGCTCCCGCCAGGCCTGCCCGACGACGCGCTCGCCGTGCTCGTGCGTGCCGTCCGTGCGCGCCACGGTGAGGACGTCCGGATCGCGGTCGACTCGTCCGGCGTCCCGTTCACCGCCCTGCTGCAGTCCGGCGAGCGGATCGACCTGGTCAAGCCGAACGCCGAGGAGCTCGCCGAGGTCGTCGGCGGCGACCCCGACACCTACGAGCAGGACCTCGACGCCGCCGTGGCCGCCGCAGAGCGCTTGCGCGACCGGAACGTCGGCTCGGTCCTGCTGACCCTCGGCAGTGCCGGCGCCGTGCTGGTGTCCGACGAGGGTGCCTTCGCCGCCGCAGCACCGCGGATCGTCGCCCGCTCCACCGTCGGCGCGGGGGACTCCTCGCTCGCGGGCTACCTGCTCGCCGAGGTGGCCGGAGCGTCGCCCGAGCAGCGCCTCGCCCAGGCCGTCGCGACCGGAGCCGCCGCCGCAGCCCTGCCCGGCAGCGACGTGCCCGCCCTCGACCACACCGACCCGACGGCGATCTCGGTCCGGGTGCTCACCACGCACCCGGCACCCGAGCCCGCCTGACCCCGCCCCAGCCAGCCAGAACACCCCCACTCCCCGAACACCCGCACGACCCGCGCGACCAGCGCCATTGCGAAGGAGCAAGCACATGTCCGCAGACTCGAGTCCGCGCCTCATCAGCGCCCAGCTCGTCGGCCTCGACGAGGACCTCGGTGCCACCTCGGCCGACGTCATCCGCGTCCTCGCCGACCGCGTCGCCGCGACCGGCCGCGCCGCCGACGGCCGGGTCCTGGCCGAGGACGCCATCAAGCGCGAGGCCAGCGTCGGCACCGGCGTGCCCGGCGGCATCGCGATCCCGCACGCCCGTTCGGCGTCGGTGTCCGAGCCGACCCTGGCGTTCGCGCGTCTCGCCCGGAAGGTGTCGTTCGGCGCCCCGGACGGCGACGCCGACATCGTGTTCATGATCGCCGTGCCCGAGGGAGCCGACAAGGACCACCTGACGGTCCTCTCGACCCTGGCCCGTGCGCTCATCCGTGACGACTTCACCGCCGCCCTGCGCGCCGCAGCCACCCCGGACGAGATCGTCCAGCTCGTCGACCGCGAGGTGAGCGGCGAGGTGTCCGAAGCCGGCGTCGGGACGGCGAGCAGTGCCTCCAGTCCGACTGCCGCACCCGCGCCGGGCCGCAAGGTCTTCGTCGGCGTCACCGCCTGCCCGACCGGCATCGCGCACACCTACATGGCGGCCGACGCCCTCGTCGCCGCGGCGCAGCGCGCCGGTGCCGAGATGCACGTCGAGACCCAGGGGT from Curtobacterium sp. MCJR17_020 includes:
- a CDS encoding sugar ABC transporter permease; amino-acid sequence: MTSTAEQATGSEQSEPVAGGGGTPGAGTGGIGGAGSGRPVRPGRGARRRSAVASRAPLVLLAPAAILLLALVVYPLVRLVVISFQDYGLRAIFTGEAGFAGVSNYTNVLTDASFWPVILRTVLVTGAMVLGTIVIGMGVAQLLTRLGVAMRTVVSVVLVLAWAMPNVASSLVWQWLFQPFYGVLNWLITQLRVFGDHTQDNWASHPGQAYTIVLTLVIWQAVPFVALTLYAAQSQIAPEYYEAGALDGASTWTMYRAITLPALAPTLLLVSILSVIWDFNVFNQIWLLTRGGPEEATLTLGIWTFVKSFVSNAYGQGAAIAVISTVILGALTSYYIRRLVRSGEEDL
- a CDS encoding carbohydrate ABC transporter permease — protein: MVANTIAVVFCLVWVFPIYWMVNTAFKPADEVTTMTPIWAPLHPTLDNFTRALTQEGFLVYLRNSTIVVVAAVLLSIVVGFLASAALSRFRFRGRRAILVGILFVQMIPSGALLIPLFLSFQTLGLLNSYVGLILAYVASVLPFSIWVMRGFFVAVPVEIEEAAKVDGAGTFRILWSVLFPLVMPGVIATSVFAFIAAWNDYLIAYVMLKDQGMYTLPVWLAGFSTNKGTDFGGLMAASVLFSIPVVVFFLIVQRRLVSGMTAGAVKG
- a CDS encoding DeoR/GlpR family DNA-binding transcription regulator, with amino-acid sequence MYATERHDAIAAALQDAGRVSVADLAEHFDVTTETVRRDLDALESAGVLRRVHGGAVPIGRSSVVELSVAEREGQHGSAKSEIARAAMRLVPSTFTGSIAIDAGTTCAAVAAELARWEPATAGATLTVITNSVPIAATLQHSEHVELHLLGGRVRGVTSAAVGTATVEQISALRPDIAFVGTNGLSAGFGLSTPDEYEAAVKGAYVLAARRAVVLADAAKHGVEALMRFARLDEIDTVVTDQEPPADLAGALTDADVEVVVA
- a CDS encoding hexose kinase, translated to MSRRIVTVTPNPSLDRTIELSGELQRGAVQRATRSTAEPGGKGVNVSRVVVASGGETIAVLPGDELDPVLLGLATRGIPTAALPIGAPLRSNVTVTEPTGTTTKLNEPGPSLAGRLDDLADLVADTAAATATGPAARWVVFAGSLPPGLPDDALAVLVRAVRARHGEDVRIAVDSSGVPFTALLQSGERIDLVKPNAEELAEVVGGDPDTYEQDLDAAVAAAERLRDRNVGSVLLTLGSAGAVLVSDEGAFAAAAPRIVARSTVGAGDSSLAGYLLAEVAGASPEQRLAQAVATGAAAAALPGSDVPALDHTDPTAISVRVLTTHPAPEPA